The Mammaliicoccus sciuri genome window below encodes:
- a CDS encoding DNA polymerase III subunit alpha: protein MVSHLNIHSSYDLLNSSIRIPDVVQKAKNENYQALALTDLNVLHGALQFYDACIKENIKPIFGLTIYLDDQLNQVECVVLAKNKTGYHNLIKLSSAISIKERFSAPIDWVNAYSEGLIIIGKQINEANYYLFQAITIEDHDKYISHDSAIDMDHKKVFMKSALYLNEDDGDSLIALHAIKNNEKLTMSDFQQNLNHHFLTKEDISQINIDEAYIQNTDEIAQKCQVEIEYHQDLLPKYKTPDNQSSDEYLWELLMMNKSKYPQFNEVYEKRLQYEYDIIVKMGYSDYFLIVSDLINYAKEQNVLVGPGRGSSGGSLVSFILNITTIDPIEFDLLFERFLNPERVTMPDIDIDFQDTKRDKVIQYVQEKYGDNRVAGIVTYGHLQARAVARDVGRILQFDDATLNYISKLIPHKLGITLNEAYEDEAFKQFVNQNHLHEKWFQLSKQLEGLPRHTSTHAAGIIINDQSLHQFVPTMMGDTGVLTQWTMTETEKIGLLKIDFLGLRNLSIIQQVVNQVKYQENQIVDIEKIPFDDPKVFQLLSKGETTGIFQLESQGVRSVLKRLKPDHFLDIVAVTSLYRPGPMEEIPTYIKRRRQNAEIEYLHPDLKEILKSTYGVIIYQEQIMQIASKFAGFSYGEADILRRAMSKKNRAVLENERKHFVNGSLERGYEETTAVKIFDLILKFADYGYPKAHAVAYSKIAYIMTYLKVHYPTYFYAAILSNVVGNEVKTEQMVTELKRIGVKIYPPSINHSEWFYKATKKGIYTSLGAIKSVGYQSVKVIVDERKANGTYKDMFDLVHRLPTKAKSKKMIQALIYAGALDDFGQTRATLLQSIDDVYESSESVGDSNNLLKELGLNVKKEFKEVEEMPNLMKSEYEKEYLGFYATEHPIISLFNQHQYLSIYPLRIDHNKVPMLVMIASLRKIRTKKGQNMAFVNLIDGLNEVEGVIFPDAYKQIETTDIINVPVIINGKFEKRNGKTQIIINQIDTLEAFKQHKFNTTKEVVVRNVEDLAEWITKDHDPQIKVTYFNDKDYSSKMLGYLNLNHGNFEEFIHKIGYENVRLL, encoded by the coding sequence ATGGTAAGTCATTTAAATATTCATTCATCATATGATTTGCTCAATTCAAGTATAAGAATCCCAGATGTTGTTCAAAAAGCTAAAAATGAAAATTATCAAGCGCTTGCTCTTACAGATTTAAATGTTCTGCACGGTGCTTTACAATTTTATGATGCATGTATAAAAGAAAATATAAAACCAATCTTCGGATTAACTATTTATTTAGATGACCAACTTAATCAAGTTGAATGTGTGGTCTTAGCTAAAAATAAAACAGGCTACCATAATTTAATTAAGTTATCGTCTGCTATATCCATTAAAGAACGATTTTCAGCACCCATTGATTGGGTTAATGCTTATTCAGAAGGTCTTATAATCATTGGTAAACAAATCAATGAAGCCAACTATTATTTATTCCAAGCTATAACAATCGAGGATCATGATAAATATATTTCTCATGATTCTGCGATTGATATGGATCATAAAAAAGTCTTTATGAAGTCGGCACTTTATTTGAATGAAGATGATGGTGATAGTTTAATTGCACTTCACGCAATTAAAAATAATGAAAAATTAACGATGAGTGATTTTCAACAAAATTTAAATCATCATTTTCTAACTAAAGAAGATATATCGCAAATTAATATAGATGAAGCGTACATACAAAATACAGATGAAATAGCTCAAAAATGTCAGGTCGAAATTGAATATCATCAAGATTTATTACCAAAATATAAAACGCCTGATAATCAATCAAGTGATGAATATCTTTGGGAATTATTAATGATGAATAAATCGAAGTATCCACAATTTAATGAAGTATATGAAAAAAGACTTCAATACGAATACGATATTATTGTAAAAATGGGTTATTCAGATTATTTTCTTATCGTTAGTGACTTAATCAATTATGCGAAAGAGCAAAATGTATTAGTTGGACCAGGACGTGGTTCATCTGGTGGGTCTCTTGTTAGTTTTATTTTAAATATTACAACTATTGATCCGATCGAATTTGATTTGTTATTTGAAAGGTTTTTAAACCCAGAACGTGTGACGATGCCCGATATAGATATCGACTTTCAAGATACTAAACGCGATAAAGTGATTCAATATGTGCAAGAAAAATACGGTGATAATCGTGTTGCCGGTATTGTAACCTATGGACATCTTCAAGCGAGAGCAGTAGCAAGAGATGTAGGTAGAATATTGCAGTTTGATGACGCTACACTCAATTACATTTCAAAATTGATTCCGCATAAATTGGGTATTACGTTAAATGAAGCATATGAAGATGAGGCGTTTAAACAATTTGTTAACCAGAATCATTTGCATGAAAAATGGTTTCAACTAAGTAAACAATTAGAAGGTTTACCGAGACATACTTCTACGCATGCAGCAGGTATCATTATTAATGATCAGTCTTTACACCAATTTGTACCTACAATGATGGGTGATACAGGTGTCTTAACGCAGTGGACTATGACAGAAACTGAAAAGATCGGTTTATTAAAAATTGACTTTCTTGGTTTAAGAAATTTATCGATTATACAACAAGTCGTCAATCAAGTAAAATATCAAGAAAATCAAATTGTAGATATTGAAAAAATTCCTTTTGATGATCCTAAAGTCTTTCAACTATTGTCTAAAGGTGAAACAACAGGTATTTTCCAACTTGAATCTCAAGGTGTTAGAAGTGTATTAAAAAGGTTAAAGCCTGACCATTTTCTCGATATTGTAGCAGTTACCTCTTTATATAGACCTGGACCAATGGAAGAAATACCAACATATATTAAAAGACGTAGACAAAATGCAGAGATAGAATATTTACATCCAGACTTAAAAGAGATATTGAAATCAACATATGGCGTTATTATTTATCAAGAACAGATTATGCAGATCGCAAGTAAGTTCGCAGGATTCTCATATGGTGAAGCGGATATTTTGAGACGTGCGATGAGTAAGAAGAATAGAGCAGTATTGGAAAATGAAAGAAAACATTTTGTGAATGGTAGCTTAGAAAGAGGTTACGAGGAAACAACAGCTGTAAAAATATTTGATTTAATACTGAAGTTTGCAGACTATGGTTATCCAAAAGCACATGCTGTAGCATATAGTAAAATTGCGTATATCATGACTTATTTGAAAGTCCATTATCCGACATACTTTTATGCTGCGATTCTTTCTAATGTAGTTGGAAATGAAGTTAAGACAGAACAAATGGTGACGGAACTTAAAAGAATTGGTGTGAAAATATATCCACCGTCCATTAATCATAGTGAATGGTTCTATAAAGCAACTAAAAAAGGTATATATACGTCGCTTGGTGCAATTAAAAGCGTTGGTTATCAAAGTGTAAAAGTGATCGTTGATGAAAGAAAAGCAAACGGAACGTACAAAGATATGTTTGATCTTGTACATCGATTACCGACTAAAGCTAAAAGTAAAAAAATGATACAAGCACTTATATATGCTGGTGCTTTAGATGATTTTGGTCAGACTAGAGCGACATTGTTACAGTCTATTGACGATGTTTATGAAAGTAGCGAGTCTGTCGGAGATTCTAATAATTTATTGAAAGAATTAGGTTTAAACGTCAAAAAAGAATTTAAAGAAGTTGAAGAAATGCCTAATCTTATGAAAAGTGAATATGAAAAAGAATACTTAGGGTTCTATGCAACTGAGCATCCAATCATTTCATTATTCAATCAACATCAATATTTATCGATATATCCATTAAGAATAGACCATAATAAAGTACCGATGCTCGTAATGATTGCGTCACTAAGAAAAATTAGAACTAAAAAAGGTCAAAATATGGCTTTCGTCAATTTAATAGACGGATTAAATGAAGTTGAAGGTGTTATATTCCCTGATGCATATAAACAAATTGAAACAACTGATATCATCAATGTCCCAGTAATTATCAATGGCAAATTTGAAAAAAGAAATGGTAAGACACAAATTATTATTAATCAAATAGATACATTAGAAGCATTTAAACAACATAAATTTAATACGACAAAAGAAGTCGTCGTAAGAAATGTAGAAGATTTAGCAGAGTGGATTACAAAAGACCACGATCCTCAAATTAAAGTAACGTATTTTAATGATAAAGATTATAGTTCAAAAATGCTTGGCTATTTAAACTTAAATCATGGTAATTTCGAAGAATTTATTCATAAAATCGGTTATGAAAATGTACGCCTTTTATAG
- a CDS encoding NAD(P)-dependent malic enzyme, whose amino-acid sequence MSLRDDALYMHKEKQGKLGVYAKVKVTNKEELSLAYSPGVAEPCKDIHEEVRKVYDYTMKSNAVAVITDGTAVLGLGDIGPEASIPVMEGKAVLFKSFAGVDGVPIALNTTDVDEIVNTVKLLEPNYGGVNLEDISAPRCFEIEERLKKETKIPVFHDDQHGTAIVTVAGLINALKITDRKLSDIKVVLNGAGAAGIAIIKLLYSYGVRNMIMCDSRGAIYEDRSYGMNPTKDFVAKWTNKDKTKGQLSDVIKDADVFVGVSVEGALTKELVETMAEDPIIFAMANPVPEIMPDLAKEAGAKVIGTGRSDFPNQINNVLAFPGIFRGALDIRATHINEEMKQAAVEAIASLVSEEELNADYVIPGPFDPRVAPYVAKAVAKAGMESGVARIEVDVDEIERRTYELAELS is encoded by the coding sequence TTGTCATTAAGAGATGATGCACTATATATGCATAAAGAAAAACAAGGTAAATTAGGCGTTTATGCCAAAGTTAAAGTTACTAATAAAGAGGAGTTAAGTCTTGCTTATTCTCCAGGTGTTGCTGAACCTTGTAAAGATATACATGAAGAAGTAAGAAAAGTATATGACTATACAATGAAATCAAATGCAGTAGCTGTAATTACAGATGGAACAGCTGTATTAGGTTTAGGTGATATTGGTCCTGAAGCAAGTATTCCTGTTATGGAAGGGAAAGCAGTTTTATTCAAAAGTTTTGCTGGTGTAGATGGTGTACCAATCGCACTTAATACGACAGACGTTGATGAAATTGTGAATACTGTTAAATTATTAGAACCTAACTACGGTGGCGTTAACTTAGAAGATATTTCAGCACCTCGATGCTTTGAAATTGAAGAACGTCTAAAAAAAGAAACCAAAATACCTGTCTTTCATGATGATCAGCATGGTACGGCTATCGTAACGGTTGCTGGTTTGATTAATGCATTGAAAATTACTGACAGAAAATTATCCGATATAAAAGTTGTTTTAAACGGTGCAGGTGCAGCAGGAATTGCAATTATTAAATTATTATACAGTTATGGTGTAAGAAATATGATTATGTGTGATTCTAGAGGTGCGATTTACGAAGACCGTTCTTATGGTATGAATCCTACTAAAGACTTTGTTGCGAAATGGACAAACAAAGACAAAACAAAAGGTCAATTATCAGATGTTATTAAAGATGCGGATGTATTCGTAGGTGTATCTGTTGAAGGCGCATTAACTAAAGAATTAGTTGAAACAATGGCTGAAGATCCAATTATCTTTGCTATGGCTAACCCAGTTCCTGAAATTATGCCAGATTTAGCAAAAGAAGCGGGCGCTAAAGTTATTGGTACAGGGCGTTCTGATTTCCCTAACCAAATTAATAATGTATTAGCATTTCCTGGTATTTTTAGAGGTGCATTAGATATTCGTGCAACTCATATAAATGAAGAAATGAAACAAGCTGCAGTTGAAGCAATTGCTAGCCTTGTTTCAGAGGAAGAATTAAACGCTGATTATGTCATCCCTGGACCATTCGATCCTAGAGTTGCACCATACGTTGCGAAAGCAGTAGCAAAAGCTGGTATGGAATCAGGTGTAGCACGTATTGAAGTGGATGTTGATGAAATAGAACGTAGAACATATGAATTAGCAGAATTGTCATAA
- a CDS encoding FadR/GntR family transcriptional regulator yields MDKEKQKGLIKIVEQIQSIIVEKNIQVGEKLPSERFLSETLNVGRSSIREALRALELLGVIHTRRGEGTFLSDMYQHQLFDLIGRFLIHNESQLDEINELKWMIENFCEEHNNIETNSKEELVSNNNNQIMYMIWKLLSQYSDRFERDNCK; encoded by the coding sequence TTGGATAAAGAAAAGCAAAAAGGATTAATCAAGATTGTCGAACAAATTCAGTCAATTATTGTTGAAAAAAATATTCAAGTGGGTGAAAAACTGCCTTCCGAAAGATTTTTAAGTGAAACCTTAAATGTTGGACGTTCAAGTATCAGAGAAGCCCTAAGAGCATTAGAACTTTTAGGGGTGATACATACTAGAAGAGGTGAAGGTACATTCTTAAGTGATATGTACCAACACCAACTTTTTGATTTAATCGGAAGGTTCTTAATTCATAATGAATCACAACTAGATGAAATTAATGAATTAAAATGGATGATTGAAAATTTCTGTGAAGAACACAATAACATTGAAACAAATTCAAAAGAAGAACTTGTTTCAAATAATAATAATCAAATTATGTATATGATTTGGAAGCTACTCTCTCAATATAGTGATAGATTTGAAAGAGACAATTGTAAATAA
- the accD gene encoding acetyl-CoA carboxylase, carboxyltransferase subunit beta, whose amino-acid sequence MFKDLFNRSQKKKKYVTVQNSKDNDVPEGIMTKCPKCKKIMYTKELVQNLNVCFNCDHHIALTAHDRIRAVSDEDAFKEFDVGMTASNPLEFPGYEEKLEKDRKSTGLNDAVVTGVTSIDGIPYGICVMDSRFRMGSMGAVVGEKICRIVDYCADHNLPFVLFTASGGARMQEGIISLMQMAKTSVSIKRHSDKGLLFISYMTHPTTGGVSASFASVGDLNFAEPKALIGFAGRRIIEQTISEKLPDDFQTAEFLLEHGQLDKVVHRKDMYKTLSTVLKMHHNEVKDNA is encoded by the coding sequence ATGTTTAAAGACTTGTTCAATCGAAGCCAGAAAAAGAAGAAATATGTAACTGTTCAAAACAGTAAAGATAATGACGTGCCTGAAGGTATCATGACAAAATGCCCTAAATGTAAAAAAATCATGTATACGAAAGAGCTCGTACAAAACCTAAATGTCTGTTTTAACTGTGATCATCATATTGCATTAACTGCTCACGATAGAATTAGAGCTGTGAGTGATGAAGATGCATTTAAAGAGTTTGATGTTGGTATGACTGCTTCAAACCCATTAGAATTTCCTGGATATGAAGAAAAATTAGAAAAAGATAGAAAAAGCACTGGTTTAAATGATGCAGTTGTTACAGGTGTAACGTCAATTGACGGTATTCCTTATGGTATCTGTGTTATGGATTCTAGATTTAGAATGGGAAGTATGGGTGCAGTAGTTGGAGAGAAAATTTGTAGAATTGTCGATTATTGTGCAGATCATAATTTACCATTTGTATTATTCACAGCAAGTGGTGGTGCAAGAATGCAAGAAGGCATCATCTCACTTATGCAAATGGCGAAGACAAGTGTATCTATTAAACGTCATAGTGATAAAGGCTTACTATTCATTTCATATATGACACACCCTACAACTGGAGGCGTTTCAGCAAGCTTTGCTTCTGTAGGTGATTTAAACTTTGCAGAACCGAAAGCTTTGATTGGATTTGCAGGTAGAAGAATCATTGAACAAACGATTAGTGAAAAACTACCTGACGATTTCCAAACGGCAGAATTTTTATTAGAACATGGCCAATTAGATAAAGTTGTACATCGAAAAGATATGTATAAAACTTTAAGTACTGTGCTTAAGATGCATCATAACGAGGTGAAAGACAATGCTTGA
- a CDS encoding acetyl-CoA carboxylase carboxyltransferase subunit alpha, with the protein MLEFEKPLEEIKEKIASLQSYQEKHGVDLTDEIEMLEATLTKETEHIYNNLKPWDRVQVARLQERPKTLDYIPYIFDDFIELHGDRTFRDDPALIGGLAYFNGLPVTVIGHQRGKDTKDNIFRNFGMAHPEGYRKALRLMKQAEKFNRPIITFIDTKGAYPGKAAEERGQSESIAKNLVEMASLTVPVISIVIGEGGSGGALGLGVTNRLLMLENSTYSVISPEGAAALLWKDSGLAKMAAETMKITAPDLFDLDVVDEVVKEPFGGAHKHLESQASLIKTSIEKHLSDLKTLNAESLVEDRFNKYRNLGSYID; encoded by the coding sequence ATGCTTGAATTTGAAAAACCTTTAGAAGAAATTAAAGAAAAAATAGCATCTCTACAATCTTATCAAGAAAAACATGGTGTAGACTTAACAGATGAAATAGAAATGTTGGAAGCCACTTTAACAAAAGAAACCGAACACATTTATAATAATTTAAAGCCATGGGATAGAGTACAAGTTGCGAGATTACAAGAAAGACCTAAAACTTTAGATTATATCCCTTACATATTTGATGATTTTATCGAACTTCACGGTGATCGTACTTTCCGTGATGATCCAGCATTAATAGGTGGATTGGCTTACTTTAATGGGTTACCAGTAACAGTTATAGGTCATCAAAGAGGTAAAGACACTAAAGATAATATTTTTAGAAACTTTGGTATGGCACATCCAGAGGGATATCGTAAAGCTTTGCGTTTAATGAAGCAGGCTGAGAAGTTTAATAGACCGATCATTACGTTCATTGATACGAAAGGTGCATATCCTGGTAAAGCTGCAGAAGAACGTGGACAAAGTGAATCTATTGCTAAAAACTTAGTCGAAATGGCATCTTTAACAGTTCCAGTTATTTCTATTGTCATTGGTGAAGGCGGAAGTGGTGGCGCACTTGGATTAGGCGTAACCAATCGTCTACTCATGTTAGAAAATAGTACTTATTCAGTTATTTCTCCAGAAGGTGCAGCAGCATTGTTATGGAAAGATTCTGGGCTTGCTAAAATGGCAGCTGAAACAATGAAAATTACAGCACCTGACTTATTTGATTTAGATGTTGTAGATGAAGTTGTTAAAGAACCATTTGGTGGCGCTCATAAACATCTAGAATCACAAGCTTCACTTATAAAGACATCAATAGAAAAACATCTTTCAGACTTAAAAACATTAAATGCAGAAAGTTTAGTTGAAGATCGTTTTAATAAGTATCGTAATTTAGGAAGTTATATCGATTAG